In the Pseudolabrys taiwanensis genome, one interval contains:
- a CDS encoding c-type cytochrome — translation MANTFLRAVVFIALFGIVPLAAHAQSKPLWTVPEIGALPRDAHGQQVRQGRDLITATYAYIGPNVSDPAKRYAGNNLACGNCHLMAGTKKFGIPLFGLFGDFPQYSARSGRDISIEDRINSCMTRSMNGKPMPDDASEMQAIVAYIKFLSSGVPDGKQLPGMGTGKMPEMSRAANPTRGGIIYARVCQACHNTDGSGIRNSAPSTDLGYMMPPLWGPDSFNDGAGMSRIITLANFVHFNMPHGADYLDPRLSVEDAWDVAGYVVSQPRPHKADQEKDFPDLLLKPVDTPFGPYADKYSEKVHKYGPFAAIREALAKLKKSGAR, via the coding sequence GTGGCGAACACATTTCTGCGCGCCGTCGTCTTCATCGCCTTGTTCGGGATCGTCCCGTTAGCGGCGCATGCGCAGAGCAAGCCGCTATGGACCGTGCCGGAAATCGGCGCGCTGCCGCGCGATGCGCATGGCCAGCAAGTGCGCCAAGGGCGCGATCTGATCACCGCGACCTATGCCTATATCGGCCCCAACGTGTCCGATCCGGCCAAGCGCTATGCCGGCAACAATCTCGCCTGCGGCAACTGCCATCTGATGGCGGGCACCAAGAAGTTCGGCATCCCGCTGTTCGGCCTGTTCGGCGACTTCCCGCAATACAGCGCGCGCTCGGGCCGCGACATCAGCATCGAGGACCGCATCAACTCCTGCATGACGCGGAGCATGAACGGCAAACCGATGCCCGACGACGCGTCGGAGATGCAGGCGATCGTCGCCTACATCAAGTTTCTCAGCAGCGGCGTGCCCGACGGCAAGCAGCTTCCCGGCATGGGCACAGGCAAGATGCCGGAGATGTCGCGCGCCGCGAACCCGACGCGCGGCGGCATCATCTATGCGCGCGTGTGCCAAGCCTGCCACAACACCGACGGCTCCGGCATCCGCAACAGCGCGCCGTCGACCGATCTCGGCTACATGATGCCGCCGCTGTGGGGACCGGACAGCTTCAACGACGGCGCCGGCATGTCGCGAATCATCACGCTGGCCAACTTCGTGCACTTCAACATGCCGCATGGCGCCGATTATCTCGACCCGCGGCTGTCGGTGGAGGATGCGTGGGACGTCGCGGGCTATGTGGTGTCGCAGCCGCGGCCGCATAAGGCCGATCAGGAGAAGGACTTTCCCGACCTGCTGCTCAAGCCGGTCGACACGCCGTTCGGCCCCTACGCCGACAAATATAGCGAGAAGGTCCACAAATACGGACCGTTCGCCGCGATCCGCGAGGCACTCGCGAAGCTGAAGAAGAGCGGCGCGCGGTAG